The following proteins are co-located in the Heteronotia binoei isolate CCM8104 ecotype False Entrance Well chromosome 8, APGP_CSIRO_Hbin_v1, whole genome shotgun sequence genome:
- the LOC132575947 gene encoding interferon-induced protein with tetratricopeptide repeats 5-like, producing MKAYMHHLQGSYKEALCDLSDAEGVLLGDYLANFSCHALLVYGNFAWIYYLLANYEMAERYLGRIREICRSLSSPEPYSAQIPEIHAQRGWSLLVLGFQNGEEARECFQLAVGGDESNPEFQAGLAISVFASWTHLRRSELWNEATRLMEETLRSQPQNWDIKMYLAVLLQSTDAPRARSLVEDISQANLNPEVLRNAARLCKPHSLPQAVSLLQRAIALAPGYHLLHYDLGICHTNQLEGASPEEREGILAAAIESFQRAVEADPLSVFPKLALAKVYRGRNPLYAEEIYRNLLQELPMTSKRHQQAVYRHWGDFLLHEKGLRREALEMYQAGCAIFGGCPKEGQQLRRRVAELAKVSGESSARDQTDAVHRGLQLQPEL from the coding sequence ATGAAAGCATACATGCATCATCTGCAAGGCTCCTACAAAGAGGCTCTGTGCGATCTCTCAGATGCAGAAGGTGTTCTGTTGGGGGACTACCTGGCCAACTTCTCTTGCCACGCCCTGCTGGTTTATGGGAACTTTGCCTGGATTTATTACCTCTTGGCCAATTACGAGATGGCGGAGCGCTACCTGGGCCGGATTCGTGAGATCTGCCGGTCCCTGTCCAGCCCTGAGCCGTACTCCGCGCAGATCCCTGAGATCCACGCGCAGAGAGGCTGGTCCCTTCTAGTCCTGGGTTTCCAGAATGGAGAAGAGGCCAGAGAGTGCTTCCAACTGGCCGTTGGCGGAGACGAGTCCAACCCGGAGTTCCAAGCCGGTTTGGCCATCTCCGTCTTTGCCTcctggactcatttgcggagaaGCGAGCTTTGGAACGAGGCGACGAGGCTGATGGAAGAAACTCTCCGCAGCCAGCCCCAGAACTGGGATATCAAGATGTACTTGGCCGTTCTCCTTCAGAGCACAGACGCGCCAAGAGCAAGAAGCCTGGTGGAAGACATCTCCCAGGCCAACCTCAACCCCGAGGTCCTCAGAAACGCGGCCCGCTTGTGCAAGCCCCACTCCCTTCCCCAAGCCGTCAGCCTCTTGCAACGAGCGATCGCCCTGGCTCCCGGGTACCACCTCCTGCACTACGACCTTGGCATCTGCCACACAAACCAGCTGGAAGGAGCATCTCCGGAGGAGAGAGAAGGGATCCTGGCTGCCGCCATCGAGAGcttccagcgggccgtggaagccGATCCTCTCTCTGTGTTCCCCAAGCTGGCGCTGGCGAAAGTCTACAGAGGAAGGAACCCGCTTTACGCGGAAGAGATTTATCGGAACCTGCTGCAGGAGCTGCCGATGACCAGCAAGCGACACCAGCAGGCCGTGTATCGGCACTGGGGGGATTTCCTCCTCCACGAGAAGGGGCTGAGGCGGGAGGCGCTGGAGATGTACCAGGCCGGCTGCGCCATCTTCGGGGGCTGCCCgaaggaagggcagcagctgagAAGAAGGGTGGCCGAGCTGGCAAAGGTTTCGGGAGAAAGCTCTGCAAGGGACCAGACTGACGCTGTCCATCGGGGGCTTCAGCTCCAACCTGAACTTTAG